Proteins co-encoded in one Conger conger chromosome 4, fConCon1.1, whole genome shotgun sequence genomic window:
- the LOC133127677 gene encoding threonine synthase-like 1 has product MVAQSYYSMVKAVWRWGSLTTPKPLYPRPLHPRFNSFSFSLFARLSSQSSYTEKQNLFLMGPPGAGKTTVGRIVGCRLGLPVIDVDDDILEVKWKMPVAEKLSELGSERFLEEEGKALSDFSAVGSVVSLTGSNPLHSGTMQQLKSCGVVVYLDVDTEDIMRRLSTMKVNRIVGQGPDVSMRDILRFRQHFYNQWFDTRVLCGSGDTADEVAEKVLQALRRYQDSESETFVSTRGCLSKGTESASDAKYFSDVVIEGLAPDGGLYVPNRGFPKLDACNWLRMLGMSYPERAATLLEKCIHPLDVPAAQLYRMVHKAYGENFVSPSIAPVRHLISNQYVQELFHGPTASFKDLALQLMPQLFAHCLPQMCNYLILVATSGDTGSAVLNGFSSLSDADRQRVGVLVFFPEDGVSEIQKRQMTSFGEGNARAVGVASDFDFCQRAIRQMFGESGLTGHLAVEYATMLSTANSINWARLLPQVVYHSSAYLDLVSDGVVQFGDPVDVCIPTGNFGNAMSAMYAKQMGIPIRKLICASNRNNVVADFIATGEYDLRGRPLVASHSPAIDILKSSNLERLLFHVSGRDSQLVRDLFSSLEKKQYFKVPGALLERIQHDILAGWCSEVECMAAIREVHLSTGYILDPHTAVAKVVADRLQDRTCPVVISSTAHHGKFAPAVLKALELQGPTGTPLDQLDRLTSFGSRPLAHNALLKCLRESGNRPHLVCPADISILAEQVETMIQESFCKVY; this is encoded by the coding sequence ATGGTTGCCCAGTCCTACTACAGCATGGTGAAAGCGGTTTGGAGATGGGGAAGTCTGACCACTCCAAAGCCTTTATATCCAAGGCCCTTACATCCAAGATTCAactctttctcattttctttatttgcacGATTGTCTTCACAGAGTTCCTACACAGAAAAGCAAAACCTCTTTCTCATGGGGCCACCAGGGGCCGGAAAAACAACGGTAGGGAGAATAGTCGGCTGTAGATTGGGTCTCCCAGTTATAGACGTTGATGATGACATTCTTGAGGTGAAATGGAAGATGCCAGTGGCTGAAAAGCTGTCAGAGTTGGGCAGTGAACGGTTCCTTGAGGAGGAGGGCAAGGCTTTGTCTGACTTCTCTGCTGTTGGCAGTGTTGTCTCATTGACTGGGTCTAACCCACTGCACTCGGGAACTATGCAGCAGTTGAAGAGCTGTGGTGTGGTGGTCTATCTGGATGTGGACACAGAGGACATCATGCGGAGGCTGTCCACAATGAAAGTGAACAGGATCGTCGGCCAAGGTCCGGATGTCTCCATGAGGGACATTTTGCGTTTTAGGCAGCACTTTTACAATCAGTGGTTTGATACAAGGGTGCTTTGCGGGTCTGGAGACACCGCTGATGAGGTGGCAGAAAAAGTACTTCAGGCTCTAAGGAGGTACCAGGATTCAGAATCTGAAACCTTTGTCTCAACCAGAGGCTGCCTTTCGAAAGGGACTGAATCAGCCAGTGATGCCAAGTACTTCAGCGACGTCGTCATTGAAGGGCTAGCACCTGATGGAGGGCTATATGTGCCTAATAGAGGGTTCCCCAAGCTGGACGCTTGCAATTGGCTGAGGATGCTAGGCATGTCATATCCAGAAAGGGCTGCCACCCTGTTGGAGAAATGCATACACCCTTTGGACGTACCTGCTGCCCAGCTATACAGGATGGTACACAAAGCATATGGAGAAAACTTTGTCTCTCCATCCATTGCACCAGTCAGGCACCTAATCAGCAACCAATATGTGCAGGAGCTCTTCCATGGCCCCACAGCCTCCTTCAAAGATCTGGCATTGCAGCTGATGCCACAGCTCTTTGCCCACTGCCTCCCACAGATGTGTAACTACTTGATTCTTGTAGCCACATCTGGGGACACAGGAAGCGCAGTCCTGAACGGCTTCAGCAGCCTTAGTGATGCGGACAGGCAGCGAGTTGGCGTGCTAGTGTTCTTTCCTGAGGATGGAGTGAGCGAGATTCAGAAGCGGCAGATGACCAGTTTTGGAGAGGGCAATGCACGAGCTGTCGGCGTGGCCTCTGACTTTGATTTCTGCCAGAGAGCTATCAGGCAGATGTTTGGTGAGTCTGGTCTGACTGGACACTTGGCAGTAGAGTATGCCACCATGCTGAGCACTGCCAACTCAATCAACTGGGCTCGCCTGCTACCACAGGTTGTGTACCACTCCTCGGCCTACCTGGACCTGGTTAGCGACGGTGTGGTTCAGTTCGGGGACCCTGTTGACGTGTGCATCCCCACCGGGAACTTTGGTAATGCCATGTCCGCCATGTATGCAAAGCAGATGGGAATCCCCATAAGGAAATTAATTTGTGCTTCAAACCGCAACAACGTTGTGGCAGACTTCATTGCCACTGGAGAGTACGATCTCCGAGGCAGGCCGCTTGTGGCCTCCCACTCTCCTGCCATAGACATCCTAAAATCCTCCAATCTTGAAAGGTTACTATTTCATGTCTCAGGACGGGACAGCCAGCTCGTTCGTGACCTGTTCTCTAGCTTGGAGAAAAAGCAGTATTTCAAAGTGCCGGGTGCTTTGCTTGAGAGGATACAGCATGACATCCTGGCAGGTTGGTGTTCTGAAGTTGAGTGCATGGCGGCCATCCGTGAGGTGCACTTGAGCACAGGCTACATACTGGACCCACACACAGCCGTTGCCAAGGTGGTGGCGGATCGGCTCCAGGACAGGACGTGTCCGGTTGTCATCTCCTCCACTGCGCATCATGGCAAGTTTGCGCCGGCAGTTCTCAAGGCCCTTGAGCTGCAGGGCCCCACAGGGACTCCCCTGGATCAGCTTGACCGCCTCACATCATTCGGATCCAGGCCACTTGCGCACAATGCCCTGCTGAAGTGCCTGAGGGAAAGTGGGAACAGGCCTCATCTAGTGTGCCCGGCTGATATCAGTATACTGGCGGAGCAAGTGGAAACCATGATACAGGAATCATTCTGCAAAGTTTATTAG
- the LOC133126582 gene encoding patched domain-containing protein 3-like, translating to MACCHTNCIEKPLSRFFEKFGRIVGTYPFWFLIIPVILSIGLGGGFYFLKERETNDIEEQYTPVNGPAKYERQFVKENLPYNDTMFSSQRLYNDGTYAFLIAVLKANLLSDAELETAAFERINSLDKQGDGIVAVRLLYYIQKNGRKRADLWLDEFIKFFSSRSMINDMEVFFFTSRSLQEEIEKNAEEVIPLFSGTYILAIVFSIISCIRLDCVRNKVWVAACGVLSAGLAVISSFGLLLLIGVPFALTVANSPFLILGIGVDDMFILIACWQQTNVHAKVEDRLADTYKEAAISITITTLTDVLAFYIGLITPFRSVWSFCLYTSSAILFCYIYSITFFGAILALNGRRENSNRHWLICKKVPEERPPDHSEAFYLCCVGGAYDHQTGYEEIQPINNFFKMYYGPFLTKTWTKVLVILLYAAYLAGGIYGCFQIQQGIDLKNLVSDSSYITKYYENDKEYFARYGPNVMIIVKNQFPYWNENNRSELDACMKDFKNLEFVRKNGCTSWLKSYEDYAFANQINLKDETEFKTNLPTFLERSDFKQDVNFTKQTIYATRFFIQTENITVADDEMNMVNMLRDTASNCPVPLLVYHPAFIYYDQYEVIVSNTIQNIVVTAGVMLLISLLLIPNPLCSLWVTFSIASIIVGVTGYMALWGVNLDSISMIILVVCIGFSVDFSAHISYAYVSSNKPTANEKAINALYTLGYPIVQGAVSTIVGVVVLSASESYIFRTFFKILFLVILIGLFHGITFIPVFLTLFDVCRSPGKDKGQDNQTYNDQKLESIDGRIMPHGTKTQEKRVYENGVFYDDENKIPNLNGVLSIAGSNLQLQDGKICLASQTKLYMVNTHETSTYSQINRLDLHQLHFSTMTLNAISNPDCP from the exons ATGGCTTGCTGCCACACAAACTGCATTGAAAAACCGCTTTCCAGGTTTTTTGAGAAATTTGGTCGCATTGTGGGCACTTACCCCTTCTGGTTTCTCATAATTCCTGTGATTCTATCCATAGGTTTAGGAGGAGGATTCTACTttctaaaagagagagagacaaatgaCATTGAGGAGCAATATACACCAGTGAATGGGCCTGCCAAGTACGAAAGACAGTTTGTCAAAGAAAACCTTCCTTACAATGATACAATGTTTTCTAGTCAGAGGCTCTATAACGATGGCACATATGCTTTTCTCATAGCAGTTTTAAAGGCAAATTTACTGTCAGATGCAGAATTAGAGACTGCGGCATTTGAGAGAATTAACAGTTTGGATAAACAA GGTGACGGCATTGTGGCTGTTCGACTTTTGTACTACATACAAAAAAACGGCAGAAAAAGAGCTGATTTATGGCTTGATGAATTTATAAAATTCTTCTCCAGCAGATCGATGATCAATGATATGGAG gtgtttttttttacatctcgATCTCTacaggaggagattgaaaaaAATGCTGAAGAAGTTATCCCCTTATTTTCAGGCACATATATTCTTGCCATTGTCTTCTCAATAATATCATGCATAAG GCTGGACTGTGTCAGGAACAAGGTGTGGGTGGCTGCCTGTGGAGTGCTCTCTGCTGGCTTGGCGGTGATTTCCTCCTTTGGATTGTTGCTGCTCATAGGTGTACCCTTTGCCTTGACTGTGGCCAACTCTCCCTTCCTGATACTCG GGATTGGTGTTGATGACATGTTCATTCTCATCGCCTGCTGGCAGCAGACCAACGTTCATGCCAAGGTCGAGGACCGCTTGGCAGACACCTACAAAGAAGCGGCTATCTCCATCACCATCACTACCCTGACGGACGTCTTGGCTTTCTACATCGGCCTCATCACGCCATTCCGCTCAGTGTGGTCTTTCTGTCTATACACCAGCTCTGCCATTCTATTCTGTTACATTTACAGCATCACGTTCTTTGGGGCAATCCTGGCGTTGAACGGAAGAAGGGAAAACAGCAACAGGCACTGGCTGATCTGTAAGAAGGTTCCAGAGGAACGCCCACCTGACCACTCCGAAGCGTTCTACCTCTGCTGTGTGGGAGGAGCTTATGATCACCAGACTGGATATGAAGAAATCCAGCCAATTAATAACTTCTTTAAAATGTACTATGGGCCGTTCCTGACCAAGACCTGGACCAAAGTATTGGTTATTCTTCTCTATGCTGCGTATTTGGCTGGCGGTATTTATGGGTGCTTCCAGATACAGCAGGGCATTGATCTAAAAAATCTGGTATCTGACAGCTCCTATATTACCAAGTATTATGAAAATGATAAAGAGTACTTTGCTAGATATGGTCCAAATGTTATGATAATAGTGAAGAATCAATTTCCgtattggaatgaaaacaatAGGTCTGAACTTGATGCTTGCATGAAAGACTTTAAAAATCTAGAGTTTGTCAGGAAGAATGGCTGCACATCTTGGCTGAAATCATATGAAGATTATGCATTTGCAAACCAAATTAATTTAAAGGATGAAACCGAGTTCAAAACAAATTTACCCACATTTCTTGAGAGATCTGATTTCAAGCAAGATGTCAACTTCACCAAACAAACAATCTATGCCACGCGTTTCTTCATCCAGACGGAAAACATTACCGTTGCCGATGATGAAATGAATATGGTGAATATGCTTAGAGACACAGCTAGCAACTGTCCAGTTCCATTACTGGTTTACCACCCTGCATTTATCTACTATGACCAGTATGAAGTCATAGTGAGCAACACCATCCAGAATATAGTTGTCACTGCAGGAGTCATGCTGCTGATCTCCCTCTTGCTCATTCCaaaccctctctgctctctgtgggtGACATTCTCAATCGCCTCCATCATTGTGGGCGTCACAGGTTACATGGCTTTATGGGGTGTTAATTTAGATAGCATATCCATGATCATTCTTGTTGTCTGCATTGGGTTCTCAGTGGACTTCTCTGCGCACATTTCTTATGCCTATGTCTCAAGCAACAAGCCCACCGCCAATGAAAAGGCCATCAATGCACTCTACACCCTGGGCTATCCCATAGTGCAGGGGGCTGTTTCTACCATagtgggggtggtggtgctATCGGCATCTGAGAGCTACATCTTCAGAACCTTCTTCAAAATCCTGTTCCTGGTTATTCTAATAGGACTGTTCCACGGCATCACTTTTATCCCAGTGTTCCTAACCTTATTTGATGTTTGCAGAAGCCCAGGTAAAGACAAAGGTCAAGACAATCAGACTTACAATGACCAGAAATTAGAGAGCATTGATGGCCGAATTATGCCGCATGGCACGAAAACGCAAGAAAAACGTGTTTATGAAAATGGAGTGTTTTATGATGATGAAAACAAGATTCCAAACCTCAATGGTGTTTTGTCCATTGCCGGGAGTAATTTGCAATTACAGGATGGTAAGATATGCTTGGCAAGTCAAACTAAATTATATATGGTGAACACTCATGAGACATCCACTTACAGTCAGATTAATAGACTTGATCTTCATCAGCTGCATTTCAGTACTATGACATTGAATGCTATCTCAAACCCTGACTGCCCGTGA